DNA from Flavobacteriales bacterium:
ACATGTATGTGGTGTTGAAGGGGCTTCTCCGTTCCCATGTGATTAAAACCAATGGGGAAGAACGGACCGTGTATCTGGCCAGTGAGGGCATGATAACCGGTTCTTCAAGGACGTTCGTCACAGGCAGTGCCTCCTTGGAAACAGTTAGCGCCATTGAGGATACATGGGTGGCTGTGGCGGACAGGCGCAGGTTCGAAGAGCTTGCAGACGAGCGGCCGGGCGTGCAGAAGTTCTACTTGGACCAGATGAAAAAGACCCTCTTCGAAGCCGTGACACGTTTGGAGTTCCACACGGTGATGAGTCCCATGGAGCGTTACCAAGGACTGATGAAGGAGCGCCCCGCCCTTGTACAGCGCGTACCGCAGATCTACCTGGCCTCCTATCTGGGAGTTACGCCCGTTTCTCTCTCGCGCATCCGTGCAAGAATAGCCTCTGAGAAGAAGCAGTAGACCGTTTCTTATTAGCGATTGTTAATTCTCAGTCCATTGGGTTAAGGGAGTTTTGTAACTCATCAAAACCCCTGTCGTCATGAAACCATCCATCAAGACGCTTGCAGTTCTAATTGCAACACTTTTTTCCGTCAGTTCCTATGCTCAGCAAGGAATGGGCGTAGGCACCAACACCCCATTGGAAATGCTCCACGTGACCGGAGCCATCAAAGTGGGCACAGACATCAACAATTCCAGCGCGGCACCTTCGGGTGGTGCTGGCACCATCCGTTTCAAGGCGGGGCAATTCGAGGGTTGGGATGGAACCTCTTGGATCCCGCTGGGTGGTGGTGCCGATGCAGACTGGACCATAAGTGGAAACGATATGTCCAATACCAACACGGGCAACATCGGTATCGGAACCACAACGCCTGACAGGCAGTTGAACATCGAATCGGCCACTGGCCCGCAGATGCTCTTCACCCGTAACGACAACAATACCACCGATGGCGAGGTGATGGGCGAACTGCTGTTCGACAATAATGACGATACAGCCCCATCGAGTGTGGATGCTGCGGCCGTTATCCGCGCCACCGCTTCAGGTCCGCAAGGCAATAGCAACAAGGGCGGCAACATCCTTTTCCTCACCAAAAACAATGCGGCCGGGGGCGCAAACGCCACCGAGATGATGCGTATTGCGGCAAATGGCAATATAGGCGTGGGCACTTCCACTCCCGTTCAGAAACTGGATGTGGCAGGCTCAATCCGAATGGTGGATGGCAACCAAGCGATCGGTTACATCCCCGTTTCTGATGCCAATGGTAAAATGACGTGGACCGACCCGACCGGGTTGGTAACAGGTGATGCGTGGGGACTGACCGGAAACGCGGGTACAACACCCGGAACCAATTTCATAGGAACTACCGATAACCAGGCCATTTCATTCAAAACCAATGACCTGGAGCGAGTACGTGTTGCGGCCAATGGCGCATTGGGCATAGGAACAACAACACCTAACACTGGTTCGTACGGTACCACCAACAGGATTGACATACGCGATGAAAATGGCAACCTGAGCGACATCTCCCAAACCGTTGCAGGAAATGGCTATCCGGGTTACTATTTTGTTAAACAGAAAGGGACCTTGGCAGGTCCGTTGGCAGTTGGTTCTTCGGACATCCTCGCCAATATTGAGGCCGCACTGTATCGTGGTAACGGATTTGCGCCAGCGGCCCGTATCCGTTTCAAGGCAGATGGCGCTGTCTCCGGAACATCTTCACCAGGCTCGATCGGGTTTTTCACAACACCGGTAAATGCAATCCAGCCCTCTGAACGCCTGACCATTAAGAACAGTGGAAATGTGGGTATAGGCACAACCAACCCCGTTCAGAAACTTTCTGTTTGGAACGGGGATGCGATCATTGGGGGCAATCAGAACTTTGTAAGCCGTGGGATGACCATTTACGGGGCCCGTCAAGGAACCAGCAATACCACATGGAACGCATACACGCAGGGCCATGCGTTCATCAACTTCGACAACTATGACGCAGACAATTCATCCACACAGTATACAAGCGCCATCATCACTTCCTCGAACACACCTGGCAGTGACGATGGAGACCTTCGATTCTTTACAACCAGCAATATGATTGTTGCAGAGGCCATGCGCATCGACCATCTGGGCAATGTGGGGATCGGAACTGCCCCGTCCCAAAAGCTGCACGTGGCAGGTTCTATCCAAATGGTTGATGGCAACCAGCAGGCTGGTTACATCCCTGTTTCAGATGCCAACGGGAAAATGGTGTGGACCGATCCGTCCACGATAGCAACTGAACCACAGACATTGAGTGTTTCAGGAAATCAGGTAACCCTTAGCAATGGTGGTGGCACCGTAACAGTTGACGATGGCGACTGGACCATAAACGGAACCGACCAGTATTCTGCGGTAAGTGGCAATGTGGGTGTAGGAACAACGGGGCCATCAGCCAAATTGGAGGTGTCGGGTTCTGATGTGACTGCCAATGGAACGGGTTCCGCCATCAGGATCAGGAATACCGCTGCGGGCGGAGACGCATGGGTTTTCAGGGTCGGAGCCACCGGAAACAACACTCCCGCAGGAGGTTTTTCCCTTGCAAACCCTTCAGGTTATCACATGGTGTTTGATGCTTCCGGAAATGTGTGCCTTGGGTCGAATACTCCAGAAGCTCACCTTCATGTTTCCAACAGCACCACAGGGTCTTCAGACGGCATCAAACTCACCCAAGGAGCTGCGAACTCGCTTATCTACCATAATTCCGATAATGATCTGATCATCCGTAAAGCGGCACAGACCGATCAGTTGGTGTTGGATAACGATGGCAACATAGGCATTGGCCTGATCACCCCTGGTTCCACACTCCATGTATTGGACCAGCTTACAGGAGTAGATAATTTCATTGCCACAGTAGAAAATAAAGCGAACGCTGGAGGATATGCCAATGGACTTTTGGTCAAAGCAGGCCAGAACACGCAATCGGTCAATAACCGTTTCATTTCTTTCCGAAGACCGGATGGCACAGAGATTGGTGCCGTGCGTCAGACCAGTTCCTCTGGTGTTGACTACAACACCACCTCAGATGAGCGCCTGAAGACCAACATCACTCCTACAGCCAAAGGCCTGCAAGACCTTATGCAAATCGAGGTGAAGGATTACGTGTACAAGGAAGACCCCAAGAAGCCGCAAACGGGTTTCATCGCACAGCAGGTCTATCAGCATTACCCCAATGCCGTATCTGTTGGTGGCAATGATGCCAAGACCGACCCGTGGATGATGGATTACGGAAAACTCACTCCACTTCTGGTAAAGGCCGTGCAGGACCAGCAGGCTTTGATCGAGCAATTGATCAGCGAGAACCAAGACCAGCAGAAGCGGATAGAGGAGTTGGAGGCCCAGCGGTAAATCGCAGCCACAGGAAAGCCCCGCTGGTCCCTGAGCGCGGTCGAAGGGCAGCGGGGCGTTCTTTCTCTCCAATATCCATCACGGCATCGGAGCCAACGTAAAGTTCTGGTCCGGATAATCGTTGCCCGGTTCCACCTCTATGGGCAGCGTGGCCGTGGTGTAGCCCGCCAGTTGCGCCTGTAGGGTAATGTCCCAGGCCTCTTCCACATTATCGAAACTGAAATTATACGCCCTGAAGGTCGTACCGCCCATATATGCCAGTCCCGCTATCATAGCAATAAGCGGTCATGGTAACATGTCCGCGCGGCATCGACAAATGGTATCGTCAGGATGAAATATCACCCCTCGGAAAGTGTCCCGATCATATAAGGTGTAATTTTCGTGTCTGAGATGGTCGGACACCCACCCCCAACCTAAAATAAGAGCGTTCCTTATTTTAAGTTAGTTACTCATGTTAAAATAGCGTGGCTCTTTATTTTAACTTTGTCCCTATGGAGGCGTTCAGGTCGGGACATTACAAGCAGCAGTACCAGTACAAGAGCTTCATGCCCACGCTGCTCAACGAGCCCTTTGAGTGGCGCAGCGATGCCGTTCTCACCCTCATGGAAAAGGCATCGGCCAAGCTCGGGGAACTGACATCCTATAGCAAGATCATCCCCGACATCAACTTCTTCATCGGGATGCACAAGACCAAGGAAGCGACCACTTCCAGCAGAATCGAGGGAACCCGCACAAGCATAGACGAGGCGGTGATGACCGAGAAGAACATCGACCCTGAAAAGAGGGACGATTGGGAAGAGGTGCAGAACTACATCAAGGCCCTGAACCATTCGCTGGAAAGGATGCACGAGCTCCCCTTGTGCATGAGACTGCTACGTGAGGCACACGGGCATCTGCTTTCAGGTGTACGCGGTAAGGACAAGCTGCCGGGTACGGTACGCACCAGCCAGAACTGGATCGGTGGTGCCGACATCCAGAGCGCGAGGTTCATACCCCCGCATCATGACGACCTGCCAGAACTGTTGTCCGACCTGGAGCACTTCTGGCACGATACCGAACGGGATCTGCCCTTCCTGATAAGGACGGCCATCACCCACTACCAGTTCGAGACCATCCACCCGTTCCTTGACGGTAACGGACGTATCGGAAGGCTCCTGATAATGCTTCAGATGATCCACTACGGCCTGCTGGACAAGCCCATCCTGTACATATCCGACTTCTTCGAGAGGAATCGCTCCGAGTACTACGATGCGCTGATGGCGGTGCGGACATCGAACGAGATGGACCACTGGCTGCGGTTCTTCCTTA
Protein-coding regions in this window:
- a CDS encoding cyclic nucleotide-binding domain-containing protein; protein product: MLDKVKEFVSAASYLGPQDMAAMIQLVSIRCFKTGEVLLRVDDLNHNMYVVLKGLLRSHVIKTNGEERTVYLASEGMITGSSRTFVTGSASLETVSAIEDTWVAVADRRRFEELADERPGVQKFYLDQMKKTLFEAVTRLEFHTVMSPMERYQGLMKERPALVQRVPQIYLASYLGVTPVSLSRIRARIASEKKQ
- a CDS encoding Fic family protein, yielding MEAFRSGHYKQQYQYKSFMPTLLNEPFEWRSDAVLTLMEKASAKLGELTSYSKIIPDINFFIGMHKTKEATTSSRIEGTRTSIDEAVMTEKNIDPEKRDDWEEVQNYIKALNHSLERMHELPLCMRLLREAHGHLLSGVRGKDKLPGTVRTSQNWIGGADIQSARFIPPHHDDLPELLSDLEHFWHDTERDLPFLIRTAITHYQFETIHPFLDGNGRIGRLLIMLQMIHYGLLDKPILYISDFFERNRSEYYDALMAVRTSNEMDHWLRFFLTGVIETAEKGKHTFDQIAVLRTTYEKRILLLGKRAKLAQGLLVKMYSNPIMSPRDVEAELQITAATANSLLRAMEKEDIIVESTGRSRDRLYVLHEYLAIFRA